The genomic interval AGAAAGGAGCTGAGCTCTGTTTCCCACAACTCCTCAACAGTTCCTGCAGGAAGCCGACACTTCACTGGTCCAAAGCTGTGCTCCTGAACATCGCGCTGTCCTTCATCTCTCTGATCACTGCTGCTCTCAACCTGCTGGTCATCATCTCAGTCTCCCACTTCAGGCAGAGTTTAACTACAGTTTAAGTTTTAGAAACTTTAACACTGTGATTTATATCATTTATTCTAAGAATACATGAATTGAATGAATGTGACGCGTTCTTGACTGTAATGTTTTATGTGCCTACACTGAATCATACCTTACTAATGCAGCATTTTCACTGAAGACATTTTGATATTATTCATgtgtattattttcttttctctctccctgcaGGCAGCTTCACACACCCAgtaacatcctcctcctctctctggctgtctcagACTTTCTCGTGGGTCTCCTGTTGATGCCGTTAGAAATCATTCGAAACACAGCCTGTTGGGTTCTTGGTGATCTCATGTGTTCTGTTTATGTTTATCTGACTAACAACATTGTCTGTACTTCAGTAGGAAACATTGTCCTTCTATCAGTTGACCGCCATGTGGCTATTTGTGACCCTCTGCATTACCCCACCAGAATCACTGTGGCGAGAGTCAAactcagtgtttgtctgtgttggttttattcaactttctacagcaGTCTTTATACGAAGGACATCCTGACTGAACCAGGCAGGTATAATTCCTGCtatggagagtgtgtgtttgttattaaTGATATTACAGGGATTTTTGACCTTGTTTTATCCTTCATTGTTCCAGTTTCTGTCATCATAGTTCTGTATATGAGAGTGTTTGttgtggctgtgtctcaggctcgtgccatgcgctctcatgttacagctgtcacacttcagcgttcactgaatcaaacaaacagatctgagctgaaagcagccaggacTCTTGGGGTTCTTGTAGTTG from Archocentrus centrarchus isolate MPI-CPG fArcCen1 chromosome 21, fArcCen1, whole genome shotgun sequence carries:
- the LOC115801291 gene encoding trace amine-associated receptor 13c-like; amino-acid sequence: MEIQKGAELCFPQLLNSSCRKPTLHWSKAVLLNIALSFISLITAALNLLVIISVSHFRQLHTPSNILLLSLAVSDFLVGLLLMPLEIIRNTACWVLGDLMCSVYVYLTNNIVCTSVGNIVLLSVDRHVAICDPLHYPTRITVARVKLSVCLCWFYSTFYSSLYTKDILTEPGRYNSCYGECVFVINDITGIFDLVLSFIVPVSVIIVLYMRVFVVAVSQARAMRSHVTAVTLQRSLNQTNRSELKAARTLGVLVVVYLACLCPYYCYSLVNENVFNDPSASFVVMVFYFNSCLNPLIYSLFYPWFRNAVKLIITLQIFKYESSEANIL